DNA from Dokdonella koreensis DS-123:
GCGCGCCAGCAGCCGCTCGCGCAGCGCGGCCACCTCGGCATGGGTCGACAGCAGCACGGCGATGTCGCCCGGCCCCACGCGGCGGCCGTCGATGGCGTGATCGCCGCCGAGCAGTTCGGCGATGCGGTTGGCGCAATCGTCCAGTGCCAGCGCCTCCAGCCGGCCCTGCGCCTGCAATGCGCGCCCGCGCTCGTCGACGGCCTCGCCGCGGAACCGGTGGAACACCAGCGGTGCCGCCGCCGGGCGGCCGTCGATCGTGTAGGCGGCGCCGTCGGACCTGTCGGCGGAACGGACCGGCTGGTAGCGGATCGGCACGGTGCCGAAGCCCCCCGAGGTGTGCGCATAGAACGCATTGAGCGCCGCCACCAGGCGGCCGCTGGAACGGTGGTTGGTCGCCAGCGAGCAGCGCAGGCCGGCGCTGCGGCCGGCATCCAGGTAGGCGGCGATGTCGCCGCCACGGAACGCGTAGATCGCCTGCTTCGGGTCGCCGATCATCACCAGCCTGCCGCGCGCCGCGCCCGCGGCATCGCGATAGATGCGGTCGAAGATCGCGAACTGGCGCCGGTCGGTGTCCTGGAACTCGTCGACCAGGGCGGCCGGGAATGCCTCGAACAGCCGGTCGGCCAGCCGCGCGTCCGCATCGGCGCCGCAGAGCCGCTGGTACACCCGGTCGATCAGCATCGAGAAGGTCTGCACGCCGCGACGGCGTGCGCGCAGCGGCAGCTCGCGCTCGCAGAACGCATGCGCCTCGGCGCACAGCGCCGGAACCGCGTGCTCGCGCGCGGCGCGCAGCGCCTGGGCGGTGGCAGCCAGCAGCCGGATGCACGGTTGCTCGTCCAGGGCGAGCCGGCGTGCCTTGTTCTGCAAGGTCGCGCAGGCATCGCCGGCGATGCGTGCCAGCGCCGTGTCGTCCAGCGCCACCAGGTACCGGCTCGGCTGCGCGGCGCCGGCGATGCCCTCGATCACGGCACGGGCGGCCTTCCTGGTGCCGTTCCAGGCGATCGCATCGGCGTCGGCCAGCAGGTGCCGCAACGGCACCTGCAACGCCTGCGCATCGTCCAGGCGCTCCAGCCCGGCGCGCAGCGCCTCCAGGTCCGGCGGTGGCGGCGCCAGCAGGCGCGCTGGACCGGCGGCGCGGATGACCGCCACCGTATGCTTGAGGCCGTCCAGCCCCAGCGCCAGCATGCCGGCGATGCCCGGCTCGTCCTCCGCCGCGGTCAGCACGCGCTGCCGCCAGAAGTCCTCGACGCACTCGCCCGCCAGCGAGTCCTCGTCGACCAGCGGATCGCCAGCGAACGTCGCACCGCTCTCGAGCGGGTGGTCGCGCTGGATGCGCTGGCACAACGCATGGATCGTCGAGATCGGCGCGCGATCGATGTCCGCACGCGCCAGCCGGATCCGCCGCAGGCACTGGCGCAGCTTGGCCGCATCGACGGCCAGCGTCGCCAGATGCTCGGCCAGCGGATCATCGACGGGCAGCGGCTGGCCGGCCGCGATCCGCTCCAGGATGCGCTGCGCCTGGACCAGCCGCAGCCGCAGCCGCTCGCGCAGCTCCTGCGCCGCCGCGTCGGTGAAGGTCGCGACCAGGATCTGCTCGACGCCCAGGCCGGTCTCGAGCAGCAGGCGCAGGTAGATCAGGCCGATGTGATAGGTCTTGCCGGTCCCGGCGCTGGCTTCGATCAGCACGCGGCCGGCCAGCGGCATGCCGCGCCAGTCCAACGGGGCCAGCGGCTCGACCGCGCTCACGATGACGCTCCGTCCGGTCCGGCGCCGTCGTCGCGCAGCAGCACGCTGCGGTGCGGGTCGAGCACCGTGCAGATCGTCGCGACCGCGGCGGCGAACGCATCGCCCGCCGGCGTCGCCGGATCGAACAAGGCCAGTCCGCGCGCCAGCAGGCCGGCGTAGCCCGGCGCATAGTCGCGCTCGCCGCGTTGCCAGCCCGCATCGTCGCCCAGCCACTGGCGCTGCGCGCGGACCCGGCGTTCGCCAGGTACGGCACCGGCATGGGCCCAGGCGGTGCGCGGGAAGAACAGCAGCGGCCGTTCGCGGCGCGTCCGCCACAGCTCGACCAGCCGGCCGAGGCCCGCCTCCAGCTCGGCCGGCTGCTGCGCCAGGATCGCGGCCAGCAGCGGCGGGATGCCGGCACGTGGCCGCCCGCTCGGGCCACCTTCGACGAAGACCGCGCGCGCGGGCGGATCCGGCGCCAGCCGCAGCGCCGCCCACTCGACATACAGCGGCAGCAGGTCGCGAAAATCGGCCGGGCGCGCCGGCTGGGCGTCGAACAGCAGCAGCTCGCCGCCGGCGCTGCGAAACAGGCGCTGGCTGCGGCCGGTCAGGCGCCGCTCGCCGGCGAGCACGAGATCGACGGCGCGGGGTTCACGCGCCAGCGGCCCACCGCCGATGGCCTCGCGCGCCGCCTGCAGGGCGGCGACGGCGGCGGCACGCGCGGAGGCGTAGGTGCGCACGCCCGGCGCGCCCGCCGGCAGCAGTCCGGCGCGTGCCAGCCAGTCCGGTGCCGTGGTGGGGATCCCGGCGGCGTCTTCGGCCAAGGCATCGAATAGCAGCCGGCGATCGAAGCGATCCAGCGCGGCGACGCCGCTCTCGAGCGGCTCGTGATCGGGCCAGGCCGCCGCATCGGCGGCCGCCAGGCTGATGCCCGCGCCGCGCAGCAGCAGTTCGCGCGACGGGTCGCGCCAGTAGCGCACCAGCGCGGCCAGCGTCGCCTCCTCGTCGGGCTGCACCGGCAGCGCCGGCAGCGCGGCCAGGTCGAGGAACCGCGACTCCGGCGGTTGCGTCGCGGGCGGTGCCAGGTACGTCCGGTCATACGAGTACAGGCGCGCATCGTGCAGCGGCCGGCCCTCGGCGTCGCGCTCGTAGTAGCGCGGATCGAACGGCTGCAACGGATGCGTGACGCGCCACGGGCGGGCGGTCGCATCGTCCTCGGCCAGGCCGTGCGCCTCGTCGAGGAACAGCAGCAGCTCGGCCAGCGGCGCGGCCGGATTGCGCGGGCGGCCGTCGTGCACGCCGATGCCGACGTAGCTGACGTGCAGGCGCTGCCGCGCCGCCATCAGGGCTTCGAGGAACAGGTAGCGGTCCTCGCTGCGCGTATCGCGATCGCCGCGACGCGGATGCGCGGCCATGCGGTTGAGTCCCGAGTCGCCGCCGGCCCGCGGGAACTCGCCCTCGTTCATGCCGAGCAGGCAGACCATGCCGAACGGAATCGAGCGTTGCGGCACCAGGCCGCAGAACGTGACGCCGCCGAGCAGGAACGGCTGGCGCTCGGGCACCGCCTGCAACTGCCCGCGCAAGGCATCGCGGACCACGCGCCACGGCTGGGGCAGCGTCAGCTGCGCCTCGCGCGCCTGCGCGGCCAATGCGGCGACCTGCCGGCGCAGCGCGTCGATCGCCGCGACCTCGGCCGTGTCGGCCGGGTCCGGCAGGAACAGTGCATCGATGCAACCGAGCAGCCAGTCCCTCCAGCCCGCGAGCGGCCGCGGCACGGCCATCGCGTCGCGCAACCGCCGCAGTTCGCCGAGCAGGTGGTCGAGCTGGCCGAGCGCCTCGACCGCGCCGCCGCCGACACCGGCCAGCGGCAGCATGCCGTCGAGCAGGACGCGCTCGCCGTCGGCACCGAGCAGGAGCCCGGCATAGAGCCGGTCGAAGCCGAAGCGCCACGAGTTGGCGTCGATCGGCGCACCGCCGGCTTCGGCCTTGGCCGCGGCGTCCAGGCCCCAGGCGACGCGCGCACGGTGCAGCCATTTCTCGACCGCTTCGCGCCCGGCGGGATCGATCGCGAAGCGCCGCGCGATCGCCGGCACGTCGAGCAGGTCCATGACCTCGCTGACCGTGAACCGGCTTTCGGCCAGGTCGAGCAGGCCGTCGAACGCGGCGATCGACGGATGCTGGCGCGCCAGGCCGACATCCGAAAGATGCCAGGGGACGTGGTGCGGGTCGGCGCGATATTGTGCCGGCGCGCCGAACACCGCCGCGACGTACGGCGCATAGGCGGCGATGTCCGGCGCCATCACGACGATGTCGCAGTGCGCGAGCGCGGGATCGTCGGCCAGGGCGCGCAGGATCGCATCCTTGAGCACCTCCAGCTCGCGCAGCCGGGTGTGGCAGGCGTGCACGCGCAGGCTGGCGTCGTCGAGCGGCGGCAGACGACCGGCATCGCCCGCCAGCTCCGGCTGCAAACGGCGGATGCTCGCCTGCAGTCGCTCCAGCAGCGGCACGCCGGCGACATCGGCATCGTCCTCGTCGGCCGGATCGCGCTCCTCGATCGCGTCACCGTCGTCCAGCGCCAGGCAGAAGTCCTGCGCGATGCGGCCGAGCGCGACCAGCAGGGGATGGCCGACCTCGTAGTAGAGCGCGTCCGGATCGTCCTCCAGGCGCAGCAGGTCGCGCTGCCGCCGCAGCTCGGTCCAGTGCTCGCGGCACGGATCGGGAAAATACAGGTGCACCGGCTGGTGCACGGCCAGCGCGCGCAGCGCGGCCAGGACATCGGGCGGCAGGTGGCTGACGCCGAAGACGTGCAGCGGCCCCTGCCCGCCCGTGCCGCGCGCCAGGAGGCGCGCCAGCGGGGCCGCCCGCCGCGCGCGATGCGGCGCGGCGCCCGGCTGCAAGGCGCGCCACAACTGGGCCTGCCAATCGCCGGCGGCCTGGGGCGCGTCGGCTTCCCAGGCCAGGATCCAGTCGGCGCGGTAGATCAGGTACTGGGTATAGACACCGGCCAGGTGTTCGGCCAGCTGGAAGCTGCGGCGTGCCGCGTCGTCGCCTTCGAGGTAGGCGCGAATCGGTGCGGCGTCGATCTGCGGCAGCGCGGCCAGGATGCGCCAGCGCAGCACCTCGCCGTGCCAGGAGGCGCCGGGCGCTCCGCTCGCGCCGAGCAGCGCATCGGCGGTCCGCTCGAACCACTGCCACGGCAGCGGCATGTCGAAGTTGGCGGCGATGCCGTCGCCGCCGGCGTCCGGCCGCCGCGCGAACTCGCCGAGCAGCCAGCGCTTGAGACCGGGGTGCGCGACCAGCACCGTCTGCGGCCGCAGAGGATCGTCCGGTCGCTGGGCTTCCAGTTCGCGCGCGAGACGCTCGGCCAGGCGTTCGATGCGGCTGGCGCGATGGACGATCAGGCCGCTGCCGTTCCAGCTCATCGGCGGAGCGCTCGTTTCGCCGGACACCGCGACGGCATCCATGGTGTGACGGGCGATGCGGACGCGACGATCCACCGCCTCATCGGCACACATCCGTACCGGCCGCCGGCGCGCGCCGCGCACGCCGGCCGCGCGCCTGGCCCGGCGGCGCTGCCGACGCCGGATCATCCAGCGCCGCCACGCGATCGAGCAGCCCCCGATGGGCCAGCACCGCCGGCCATCCGCCCAGCGAGACCTCGATGCCGCCGTGCTCCAGGCGGATCAGCGTGGCGAGGCTGATGCACGCCTCGGCGGCCAGCGCGCGCTGGGTCCAGCCGCGCGCGAGCCGCGCCTGGCGGGCCAGCCCGCCCAGGTGACGGCCGGTGGCCAGGATCTGGGGACCGGCGAGACCGGCTTCTTTACGACGCATCGCTCGAATCGGGGTCGAAGCGGTGCGCGGAAAGTAGCATAGAAGCAATCTTGTGAAGAGGACCGCGCCGCGCCTCCACCGGCCAACGGACGACCGCCCCGTTCAGAGCTGGGCGATCCACTGCCTGACGATGCCGAGCACGGCGGCCTCGTGCGACGCCAGCTCCTCGGCGGACGCCAGTGTCAGCACGCAGCGATCGCTCGCGGGCCAGGCGAGCAGCCCCTCCGGATCGTCGATCGCGAACGCGCGGGTATTGCTCTTCGCCGTCGCACCCGTGTGCAGGATGAGCTGGATGTTCTTCGGCGGATACAGCCTGAAGGTCGCGAAGTGGTCGTCGAGCCTGAAGCTCGGTGCGTTCCACTTGATCGCCTCCGTGATGCGCCGGTCCAGCCCGAGAATCAGCGCGCGAAGGCGTTCGATGCCGGCCTTGTGCGGATGATCCAGCGTCGCCAGCAGCTCCGTCACGCACCCGGCGCCCGCGGCCTTGGGTTTGAGCGTTGCCATCGTGCGATGCCCTCTTGCGTCGATGCCCGGTCGTGCGAACCCGGACCCGCGGTGTTCGAAACGCGAACCCCGAGGTGCCTCGAGCGGGCACCCCGGGTTCGCTCCCTGCGTCGTGCCGAAGCCTCAGCCGGCCAGCGCCGCGGCCAGCTTCTCGAACGACTGGCGCCAGCCGGTATCGGCATGGGGAGCCATCATCTCGGTGTACGGACCGTCGATCAGGACGACCCGGGTGCGTTCCGGGCCTTCGGCATGGAACTCGATGCGCGTGATGGTGCGCTCCACCAGTCCCATCTGGGGCTGCGGATCGGACGACAGCACCAGCAGCTCCGGCGCCTTGATCTCCAGCACGCGGGGTGAGTCGGGAAACTCCGCGCCCACGGCGACGCCCATGCCGGCCGCGATCGCGGGATCGTCGAGCACCATGATCTTGTGGTGGCGGCCGCCCACCTGCGGCTCGATCACCAGCCGGTCCCGCGGCGTGTGGAAGCCATCCGGTCCCCACCACAGCGCGATCAGTTCGGGATCCACGAAGGCCTGGAACACCCGCTCGCGCGGCGCCGGGAAGACGCGCGTGATTTCGAGGATGCGACGGGCCTGATCGGTGGGCTGCGGTCGATTCATGTCCTATCTCCTGTCTGGCTTGCGTCGAGGTCCACGCGCGCGATGCGGCTTCGCATCCCCGGCGTGGTCCGGGATCGGCTCGTGCTTGCGCAGCGCCTGCGCCTCCAACAGGGCGCCGAGGCGATCGAGGCGTCCCTCCCAGAGGGCGCGGCGGCTGGCGATCCAGCGCTCGGCCTGCAACAGGCCCCGCGGATCGAGCTGGCAGGTGCGAACGCGCCCGACCTTGCGTGTCGTCACCACGCCGCAGTCCTCCAGCACCTGCAGGTGCTGTGCAACTGCAGCCAGGCTCATCGGCAGCGGGCGCGCCAGCTCGCTGACCGCAGCCGGCCCCTGGCTCAGCCGCTCGATCAGTTCGCGGCGGGTACCGTCGGCGAGCGCGTGGAAAAGACGATCGATGGTGGCGGATTGCTCAAGCATTGACTTGAGTATTGCGGCGGCGCCACCGGATAGTCAAGTGCGTACTTTAGTGATGCCGTTGCCGCCCCTGGGTATCGGACGACCCGGGCAGCCCCGTCGCGCTGGCGGAGGTCGTGGCGTGCGCCACGCGTGGGTCAGGAGCCACTGCCGTCGTGCGCATCGCCACCGGCCGCCGGCGTGGCGCTCGCCGGCGGCGACGCCGTGTACCGTGCTTGCGCGCGCCCCAGCCAGAGGCCCAGCGCGGCCCAGACCAGCGCCAGCGGCACGACCACGCTGACCAGTCCACCCAACGCCAGCCCGAGTCGGCCGAGTGCACCTTCGGTCTGCGCACCCACGACGTCGCCGGCGCGGTAGATGAAGGTGTCCACGAAAGCCTTGGCCTTGTACTTGTCCTCGCGGCCGACCACGGTGAACAGCGCCTCGCGCGCCGGCCGGGTGATGCCGCGCTGCACGGCGCGATTGGCCGCCTCCAGCAGGATCAGCACCACGAACGAGCCGTAGATCGCCAACCCGATGAAGCCGAGCGCGGTAGCCACCGGCAGGATCGCCAGCGCCACGCCGAGGCCGAAGCGCTTGATGATCTTTCCGGTCAGGGTGAACTGCAGGACCAGCACCGCGACCTGCGTCCACATGTCGATGTTGCCGAGGATCGCCGCGCGTGCGTCCGTGCTGTCCGACACCGCTGCGACCATCTGCAGGCGGGTGAAGTAGATGAACGTCGCCAGGACCGTCATCAGCAGGATGTATCCGGCGATGCCGGTCAGATAGGACGACCGGAACACCGCCCGCAGGCCCGCCCAGGCACTGCCGCCGATGCGCTCGGCCTCGCTCGCCAATCCGGCCGTGGCGGCGGGCGCGTCGGGGCCGGTCCGGTCAGGCGCCAAACGCACGAGCAGCCAGGCCATGACCAGGGCGATCAGCAGGAATCCGCCGGCGACCAGAAGCAGGTTGGGCGTACCCAGCGGCTGGGCCAGTTGCGCGGTGAGCCACGGTCCGAAGATCGCGCCGAGCGTGCCGCCGACCGAGATCAGGGCGAAGAAGCGCTTGCCTTGATCGCTGGTGAAGCGGTCGGCCAGCAGCGCCCAGAACACCATCGTCACGAACAGATTGAATACGCTGAACCAGACGTAGAACACCTGGCCGCTGCGCTGGCCTACCGCGCCGGGCGCGAACATCAGCAACGCCCAGAAACCCACCAGGCTCAGCACGAAGAAGCCGTAGGTCGCGCCGATGAACTGCAATCGCCGCAGGCGACTGACTAGCCAGCCGTACAGCGGGTTTACCGCCAGCGTGACCAGAGCCGTGCCGATGAACAGCCATCGGATACTCTCGATGCCGCGCTCCATGCCCAGCGCATCGCGCGCCGGCCGCAGCAGCATCAGTGCGGTCAGCACGCAGAAGAAGAACAGCGCCACGATCAGTACCGGCCCGATCTCCTCGCGGCGGAGGTTGAACAGGGTCTGCAGCAGGCGTGGACGGTGCGGGGCGGATGTCGTGGTTTGGTTCATGGGAGAGGTTCCTGGCTCGAAGCACGCCGGTGCCCGGTCCGACAGCGGAAGATCGGGACGCGCGGCGGCGACGGCGGCGCGTGATCAGCGGACGGGAGACGGGAACCGCGTGCCGCTGAGTTCTTCGCTGACCACCCACAGCTGGGCGGCTGCTCGGGTATCCGCCGCCGCGGGGGGCACCTTGGCGAAGCCGAGCGGACCACGCGCTTCCATCATGCCGGTAGGCCCGTAGTAGGCCCCGCCCTGCGCATCCTGCGCGGTGGCAGCATACAGCGTCGGCAATGCGCCCCGCGCGGCCGGCTGGAACAGAAACGACAGGTTGCGACGGACGAACCCCGATACGCCGCCGCGATTGGCCAGCAGGTTGGTGCGCGAGACGCCCGGATGGGACGCGATGCTCCGGAGGCCCCAGCCTGCCGCATCGCTGCGGCGTTGCAGTTCAAGGGCGAACATCAGGCAGGCCAGCTTCGATTGGCCGTAGGCGGCAGCCGGATCGTAGGCGTGTTCGAATTGCAGATCCGGGAAGTTGATGGCCGCGCCACCGCGGGCGGCGGCGATGCTGGACAAGGTGACCACGCGGGGGGCATCGGCCTTCTGCAACAGCGGCAGCAACTGCCCGGTCAGGGCGAAATGGCCCAGGTAGTTGACGGCGAACTGCATTTCGAACCCGTCCGCCGACGTGCCCCGCTCCGGCGGCTCCATGAGCCCCGCATTGTTGATCAGGCCGTCGAGGCGCGGCAGCGTCGCCGAGAGGCGCTCGCTCAGCCTGTGGACCGAGGCCAGGTCGGCCAGGTCGAGCGATTCGAAGCGCACCTGTGCGCCGGGTGTTTCCTGCCGGATGCTGGCGATCGCTTCCTCGCCTTGCGCCGGATTGCGCGCCGCGATCAGGACCTGCGCACCGGCGGCCGCCAGGGCCTTGGCGCTTTCGTATCCGATGCCGCTGGTTCCGCCCGTGACCAGGAAGATGCGCCCCTCCTGGGAAGGCATGTCGGCCAGGCTCCAATCCGGCTTGGGCCGTCCCTGCACCATCGAACCGTCCGCCGCGCATGCGGAGAGGAACAGCGCGCCCAGGGCGGCGAGACAGCTTCGCCACCGGGAATACAGGGGGCGCGCTTTGGCGTCCGGAGTCGCAACGCCGGCGAAGACCGTGGTACTGCCATATCGAGAGGGAGTTGCGGACGCTGTGCGCTGGGTCATGCTCTTTGCCTGGCTGGGGGAAGGAAGTAAGCTAGGTGCATAAATAAATGCATCAGGTGCAATAATTTATTGCACTAAGTGCAAATATGCAAGAGGCCATCCAAGAATGTCGGAAATCCTTCCCCGCACGGGCGTTGCGCCCACAGAAGGCTTGCGGGAGCGCAAGCGCCGCGAGACACAGCAACGCATCGCCGAGGTCGGCCAGCGCCTGTTCCTCACCCAGGGTTACGACAGCACGACGCTGGACGCGATCGCGGCAGAGGCCGGCATCTCGCGTCGCACCTTCTTCTCGTACTTCAAGTCGAAGGACGACATCATCCTGTTCTGGATGGACGCCGGTTTGGCCAGCCTGATTGCGGACCTGCTGAAGACCTCGCCTGACGTGCCGCCGCTCGATGCCGTTCGCGACATCATGGTCAAGCACATCGCGAGCAGTACCACCGAGCAGATGACCGCCATCGACAATCTCATGCTGTCGAGAGAGTCGCTGCTTGCGCGCAAGCAGGCGTACTACGCGGAGCAGGAGCAGGCGCTCTTCAAGGCGCTGTGCGAGGTCTGGCGGCAGCCCGAGCGCCGTCCGGCGCTGCGGATGGTGGCGATGGTGTCCATCGGCGCGATGAAGGTCGCGCTCCAGGCTTGGAGGGAACAGACCGGTCCGCGAAAGCCCGCGGCCAGGTTCCTGCGGGATGCCTTCGACAGTCTGAAATCCGAGCTTTGACCGCGCACGCGGATCGAAGCGGGATCGAAGGGGGCCGAGCCCCGTGCCGGCTGCGCTGTCTGGTCGCAAGCGTGCGCTCAGGGCGACGGGCCGACGATCCGTTGACCTGAAGGCGCGGGAGCCCGACGTGATCGCGGTCGCGCCTCACTGCATCGCCCCCGGGATGGAGACACGGAAGGCCGGAAACGAAAAAGCCACCCGAAGGTGGCTCTTTCGATGTTTCGACCCGCTACGGTTCCGTAGCTGGGCGCATCAGTCAACCGAAACGCAACCGGCTGATTTTACTGCTAAAATGGCGCGCCCGGAGAGATTCGAACTCCCGACCACCAAGTTCGTAGCCTGGTACTCTATCCAACTGAGCTACGGGCGCATGAAACGAAAAACATCCCTCGAACGTTCTTGAAGGCCGCGGCGCCGCCGCGACCCGCCGCTCGACGGGGCGCGAATTATTCTTCGTACGCGGCGATTCGTCAACACCTCGTCATGAATTGACCGCGCGCCGCCGCACAGTGTTCGTCCATCGTGAGCGCGGCCGCGCAGGCGATCGCGCATGCACGCATGGATCGATCCGGACGGATCGACGACAATCGCGCGCCCTCATCGCCAAGGCCGTGCCGACATGACCTACCCCGCCCAGCAACGCCTCGAGTCCGAGCTCGAATCGATCCGCGAACAAGGCCTCTACAAGGCCGAGCGCGTGATCGCCACGCCGCAGTCGGCGGCGATCCGCACCACCGACGGGCGCGAGGTGCTCAATTTCTGCGCGAACAACTACCTCGGCCTCGCCGACGACCCGCGCATCATCGCCGCCGCCAAGAACGCGCTGGACACGCACGGCTTCGGCCTGGCCAGCGTGCGATTCATCTGCGGCACGCAGGACCTGCACAAGCAGCTCGAGGCGACGATCTCGCGCTTCTTCGGCACCGAGGACACGATCCTCTACACCAGCTGCTTCGACGCCAACGGCGGGCTGTTCGAGACCGTGCTCGGCGAGGAGGACACGGTGATCTCCGATGCCCTCAACCATGCCTCGATCATCGACGGCATCCGCCTGTGCAAGGCCGAGCGGCGCCGCTACGCCAACGGTGACATGGCCGAGCTGGAGCGCCACCTGCAGGAAAGCCAGGGGCGGCGCACGCGTCTGGTCGCCACCGACGGCGTGTTCTCGATGGACGGCTACATCGCCAAGCTCGACGAGATCGTCGCGCTGAAGAAGAAATACGGCGCGCTGCTGATGGTCGACGATTCGCACGCGACCGGCTTCGTCGGCCCGACCGGCCGTGGCTCGGCCGAGCTGCACGGGGTGATGAGCGAGGTCGACGTCTTCACCTCGACGCTCGGCAAGGCGCTCGGCGGCGGCTCCGGCGGCTTCACCACCGGCCGCAAGGCGATCATCGACCTGCTGCGCCAGCGCTCGCGACCGTACCTGTTCTCCAACACGCTGCCGCCGCCGCTGGTCGCCGCCTCGATCGAGGTGTTCGAGATGCTCTCGGCGTCGACCGCGCTGCGCGACCGCGTCGACGACAACGCACGCCACTTCCGTCAGCGCATGAGTGAGGCGGGCTTCGACCTCAAGCCCGGCAACCACCCGATCGTCCCGGTGATGCTCTACGACGCCAAGCTCGCGCAGCGCTTCGCCGCCGAGCTGCTGGAAGAAGGCATCTACGTGATCGGCTTCTTCTTCCCGGTGGTGCCGCAGGGCCAGGCGCGCATCCGCACGCAGATGAGCGCCGCGCACACGCGCGAGCAGATCGACCAGGCGGTGGACGCGTTCATCCGCGTCGGCCGCCGGCTCGGCGTGATCGCGGCCTGACGCCCCGCTACTGGCCGGTGGCGCCGCGGCGCGCCGGCCGGCTCAGCCGCGCTCGCGCCAGCCCGAGGTGATCGGGTAGCGGCGCTCGCGGCCGAACGCACGGCGCGAGACCTTCGGGCCGGGCGCCGCCTGGTGGCGCTTCCACTCGTTGACGCGCACCAGGCGCAGCACGTGGTCGACGGTGGCCGGGTCGAAGCCGGCGTCGACGATGTCCTGGCGCGACTGCTCCTGGTCCACGTAGCGGAACAGGATCGCGTCGAGGACGTCGTACGGCGGCAGCGAGTCCTGGTCGGTCTGGTTCTCGCGCAGCTCGGCCGATGGCGGCCGGTCGATCACCGCCTGCGGGATCACCGGCGCGCCGCCGATCGTGTTGCGCCAGCGCGCCAGCGCGAACACCTCGGTCTTGTACAGGTCCTTGATCGGCGCATAGCCGCCGCACATGTCGCCGTAGATGGTCGCGTAGCCGACCGCGTACTCGCTCTTGTTGCCGGTGGTCAGCAGCAGGCCGCCGAACTTGTTGGCCAGCGCCATCAGGATCGTGCCGCGGCAGCGCGACTGCAGGTTTTCCTCGGTCAGGTCGGCCGCGCGGCCGGCGAACAGCGGCGCCAGCGCCTGCACGAAGCCGTCGAACGGCGCGCCGATCGGCACCGTCTCCAGGCGCACGCCCTGCGCGCGCGCCTGCTCGGCGGCCAGGTCGTTGCTCTGGCCGGAGGTGTAGCGCGACGGCAGGCGTATCGCGGTGACGTTGCCGGCGCCGA
Protein-coding regions in this window:
- a CDS encoding TetR/AcrR family transcriptional regulator translates to MSEILPRTGVAPTEGLRERKRRETQQRIAEVGQRLFLTQGYDSTTLDAIAAEAGISRRTFFSYFKSKDDIILFWMDAGLASLIADLLKTSPDVPPLDAVRDIMVKHIASSTTEQMTAIDNLMLSRESLLARKQAYYAEQEQALFKALCEVWRQPERRPALRMVAMVSIGAMKVALQAWREQTGPRKPAARFLRDAFDSLKSEL
- the kbl gene encoding glycine C-acetyltransferase, which codes for MTYPAQQRLESELESIREQGLYKAERVIATPQSAAIRTTDGREVLNFCANNYLGLADDPRIIAAAKNALDTHGFGLASVRFICGTQDLHKQLEATISRFFGTEDTILYTSCFDANGGLFETVLGEEDTVISDALNHASIIDGIRLCKAERRRYANGDMAELERHLQESQGRRTRLVATDGVFSMDGYIAKLDEIVALKKKYGALLMVDDSHATGFVGPTGRGSAELHGVMSEVDVFTSTLGKALGGGSGGFTTGRKAIIDLLRQRSRPYLFSNTLPPPLVAASIEVFEMLSASTALRDRVDDNARHFRQRMSEAGFDLKPGNHPIVPVMLYDAKLAQRFAAELLEEGIYVIGFFFPVVPQGQARIRTQMSAAHTREQIDQAVDAFIRVGRRLGVIAA